One genomic segment of Canis lupus baileyi chromosome 3 unlocalized genomic scaffold, mCanLup2.hap1 SUPER_3_unloc_2, whole genome shotgun sequence includes these proteins:
- the LOC140629217 gene encoding uncharacterized protein, giving the protein MRRTRSSRFVPQGLMGRYLRKSRGGGSEPPGCKHHQRPCPQGGKNSVDVTGLILPRRALGQAPLRSVTSLSGLTSAGGSPSPLSGVQASQTAHPLAVGELGFGNVGPAPRLLPPRHWLRGPGAGPSAQPPGWRQAPRAQFPGVGGGEAGASGRRLRGCSGQERPRPLPARSGLCLAFVESRFNISKGNENADGSFQINSHYWCNDDRSHSENICHEDCQDVLSLNLLSAISCAKKDCLWSRGYEELGSMEVALCRPATLLLDDRMFLGMRQDTGLP; this is encoded by the exons ATGAGAAGAACCAGATCCTCCAGGTTTGTGCCTCAGGGGCTGATGGGCAGGTACCTGAGAAAGTCCCGAGGAGGAGGGAGCG AGCCCCCGGGCTGCAAGCACCACCAGCGCCCATGCCCTCAGGGAGGCAAAAATAGCGTAGACGTCACTGGTCTGATTTTACCA AGGCGGGCCTTGGGCCAAGCTCCTCTTAGGTCGGTGACCTCGCTTAGTGGCCTCACCTCTGCAGGCggatctccctctccccttagtGGAGTCCAAGCCTCCCAGACCGCTCACCCGCTGGCCGTTGGGGAACTCGGCTTCGGGAACGttggccccgccccgcggctcctCCCGCCCCGCCATTGGCtccgcgggccgggggcggggccgagcgcccAACCGCCGGGTTGGCGTCAGGCGCCTCGAGCGCAGTTTCCGGGCGTCGGTGGCGGAGAGGCCGGAGCGTCGGGTCGGAGGCTGAGAGGCTGCAGCGGCCAGGAGcgaccccgccccctccccgctcgCTCTG GGCTATGTCTGGCTTTTGTGGAAAGCAGATTCAACATATCGAAGGGAAATGAAAACGCAGACGGCAGCTTCCAGATCAACAGCCATTACTGGTGCAATGATGACAGGAGTCACTCAGAAAACATTTGCCACGAGGACTGTCAAG acGTACTGAGCCTCAATCTTCTCTCAGCCATCAGCTGTGCAAAAAAAGATTGTCTCTGGAGCAGGGGGTATGAAGAACTG GGTAGCATGGAGGTTGCACTGTGCAGGCCGGCCACTCTCCTACTGGATGACAGGATGTTTCTCGGGATGAGACAGGACACAGGGCTGCCGTAG
- the LOC140629208 gene encoding leucine-rich repeat-containing protein 37A2-like gives MSCCLCQLKNNIEVVCKTVKLHCDGECLTNATRCDEKVSIMNVEGSFMKVLKARKKSTSTELTIEPEKASSDKNGIGLSAFMNEQLDFNDESDVISALNYILPYFSEGNVEDVESTLLPFIKTLFSNVQDGDKPVGYLKNNTKSPSLEPGPNNSTYKNKLRKLSFLENLLDAEIQEKIDEVKKKEKTAMLIPPGILGPKFKRQIFPKKLETAQGQEKTLPKAKNVRKRRFRKNRVLKGPKDLQKRHYKEVDVQSTQGKQSAQSFVKNMAKERRLSGPSPRELEELHMAQRPRKLVGNSIHTESSFIKEHKAAASSFPKQYIMGRPSASTAPKSLPKVRNKSEDLTYPIVVLEDANARVREMEISRPVSHSGKKYIFHKIRSRIVQRTPKTKKSKKFRKKNSLSNRLMPAQRPPLPAVRSLIDSPSQEAISSSEKRTQENPFPELFTLSEPSKENTTVENTTAQNASEEIISPGSTTVSEQTPPEFTNRRNLSNTYSTTTRDNFVPTVKQTNETQWEYHNLVTDLPPKPTGFSVAKLSSAGDLFEIQLNQQLRSLIPNNDVRRLISHVIRTLKMDCSETNVQLACAKLISRTGLLMKLLSEQQEVKVSKAEWDTDQWKTENYINESTEAQSEQKEQKSSELTKEVPGYGYNNKLILAISVTVVVMILIIVFCLIEIYSHRAAPVEDEEGGSRLFFNSLLHKRCSIQRENQGFFWRRWPLWLRDMYRPLNATRKKNMAQKLHDRDSSDEDEIFNKEPGEKGDAPVEKPRAADSAAEDLGEESDSELRTVIVLK, from the exons ATGTCCTGTTGTCTCTGCCAACTCAAAAATAATATTGAGGTTGTTTGCAAGACAGTCAAGCTGCATTGTGACGGTGAATGTTTGACAAATGCCACACGTTGTG ATGAAAAAGTATCTATAATGAATGTAGAAGGATCATTCATGAAGGTATTAAAAGCCCGGAAGAAGAGTACCAGTACTGAGCTGACAATTGAGCCAGAGAAGGCATCCTCAGACAAAAATGGCATCGGTCTGTCAGCCTTTATGAATGAGCAGTTAGACTTTAATGATGAAAGTGATGTTATCAGTGCGCTGAATTACATATTACCTTATTTCTCAGAGGGAAATGTAGAAGATGTAGAATCAACATTACTACCATTCATTAAAACTCTGTTTTCAAATGTTCAAGATGGAGACAAGCCTGTGGGTTACttgaaaaacaacacaaagagCCCTTCTCTTGAACCTGGACCCAACAATTcaacttacaaaaataaactgaggaaACTCTCTTTCCTGGAAAATTTGTTAGAtgcagaaattcaagaaaaaattgatgaggtaaaaaagaaagaaaaaactgccatGCTTATACCTCCCGGGATTTTAGGTCCCAAATTTAAACGCCAAATCTTTCCAAAGAAATTGGAAACTGCCCAAGGACAGGAAAAGACCCTTCCCAAGGCTAAGAATGTACGGAAGAGGCGGTTTAGAAAAAACAGGGTTCTCAAGGGCCCCAAGGACCTACAGAAAAGGCACTACAAGGAAGTGGACGTTCAGAGCACCCAAGGGAAACAGAGTGCCCAGTCATTTGTGAAGAACATGGCCAAAGAAAGAAGGCTCAGTGGACCATCCCCAAGGGAGCTGGAGGAGCTTCACATGGCCCAGAGGCCCAGGAAATTAGTGGGAAACTCCATCCACACAGAGTCTTCATTCATAAAGGAGCACAAGGCAGCAGCCTCTTCTTTCCCGAAGCAATACATAATGGGCAGGCCTTCTGCCTCCACTGCTCCAAAATCCCTACCTAAGGTGAGAAACAAATCAGAAGACTTAACCTACCCCATTGTTGTTTTAGAAGATGCGAATGCTAGAGTTAGGGAAATGGAGATTTCCAGACCAGTCTCGcattctggaaaaaagtatattttccataaaattcgCTCACGTATAGTCCAAAGAACACCCAagaccaaaaaaagtaaaaagttcagaaagaaaaactcactCTCGAATAGATTGATGCCTGCACAGAGGCCTCCATTGCCTGCCGTCAGGAGCCTCATCGATTCCCCTTCACAGGAGGCTATTTCATCTTCAGAAAAACGAACTCAGGAAAATCCTTTTCCAGAATTATTTACTCTTTCAGAACCTTCTAAAGAAAACACTACTGTAGAAAACACTACTGCACAGAATGCttctgaagaaattatttctcCAGGAAGCACTACTGTATCAGAACAAACTCCCCCTGAATTCACAAACCGTAGGAATCTTTCCAATACATATTCTACTACCACCAGAGACAACTTTGTGCCGACTGTTAAACAAACCAATGAAACACAATGGGAATACCACAACTTGGTCACTGACTTGCCCCCAAAGCCCACAGGCTTCAGTGTTGCAAAGCTCTCATCCGCAGGTGATCTATTTGAAATTCAGCTAAACCAGCAGCTACGGTCCCTCATCCCGAATAATGACGTGAGAAGGCTCATTTCTCATGTTATCCGGACTTTGAAAATGGACTGCTCTGAGACCAATGTGCAACTGGCTTGTGCCAAGCTTATCTCCAGAACAGGCCTCCTGATGAAGCTTCTCAGCGAGCAGCAGGAAGTAAAGGTGTCCAAGGCAGAGTGGGATACAGACCAATGGAAGACTGAGAACTATATCAATGAGAGCACAGAAGCCCAGAGTGAACAGAAAGAGCAGAAGTCAAGTGAG ctcaCAAAAGAAGTTCCAGGTTATGGCTATAACAACAAACTCATCTTGGCAATATCTGTGACTGTAGTAGTAATGATTTTGATTATAGTTTTCTGTCTCATTGAG ATTTATTCTCATAGAGCAGCACCAGTGGAAGATGAAGAAGGAGGCTCAAG GCTCTTCTTTAATTCTCTGCTGCATAAGAGATGTTCAATCCAACGGGAGAATCAG GGCTTTTTCTGGAGAAGGTGgccactttggcttcgggacatgtACAGACCTCTCAATGCCACACGGAAGAAAAACATGGCACAGAAGCTACACGACAGGGATTCTTCTGATGAGGATGAGATTTTCAACAAGGAACCAGG AGAGAAAGGTGATGCCCCAGTAGAGAAGCCTCGGGCTGCAGATTCAGCTGCTGAAGACCTGGGTGAGGAGAGCGACAGTGAACTCCGCACCGTCATCGTCCTCAAGTGA